Below is a genomic region from Prunus persica cultivar Lovell chromosome G3, Prunus_persica_NCBIv2, whole genome shotgun sequence.
TTGGGTTTTCTGGGAGGTGAGGTTATGGATGTCGAAGAAAGAGGGAGACAGAAGGAGGAGGGGGGGTGAAGGGTGGGCGGTGCTGATGTctgtgaagagagagaaggggaaaGAGAGGAGATAGAGGGGGAGACACTTTGTAGagaacaaaaggaagaaaaacaaaaaagaagatcaaaaccctaaaGCTTAAGGGAATAGGgcgacgagagagagagagagagaaggaggtgAGTCGGGGTGGAGCTGGTTGGCCTCGAGAGAAGCATCGGGCAGAGGAGGAGggggagaaaaaaacaaaggggagggggaagaaaaaaaactgagttttgtgttatctttttcttctttttttcaaattttttttttaatgatttaacagaaaattggatgaaatgttgagatGTAGACGGGCAGGGGAAATTgacaaaaaacagaaattcatatttttaattttctaaaaaaaaataaataagggtttAATAGAAAGTTATGTACAAGTTCAAGGGGCAAATCACTAGTATATCCTTAATTTAATGGataattttcactttattacaGTAAAATTTACCAACTTTTAGAGTTTTATAcatcaaattttttctttttgtctcaGTCGCATACACAAAATTGATTTTCTTACAACTTTCATACATGTTGTCACTCTTTATGTTACAAAGTATGTTAATTGTTGATGTGGCAGTAAATGTGCCACGCAGATTCACTCATATGATACCACGTGGTCAACATACactattaaataaataaataaaatttaattaattaactctccccccccccccccaaagaAAGAGGGACTTTtgtatttatctttttaattttaagattttaatgaattaattaatgtttatttattgatttaataatatattggaCCACATGGCATCATATGAGTGAGTGTACATGGCATTAGCAGTTAACAAACATGTTAATAGAAAGACTCACTATATGTATGAAACTagtaaaaaaatcaactttgtGTATGCGACtaagatgaaaaaaatttgatgtacCGAACTCTAAAAGTCAGTAAATTTTACCACATTAAAGTGAAAATTACCGTAATTtaatatcattaatattcACTTTTCATTTGTCTTttagtataaaataaaaaaagttgagccccataataaatattattttattgattgGATCCGGATCCTTATTATATTGGTATCAATTGCTTTGCCTTCTCCTATATTAATAGGATGATATTAATGTTGATTTTTCTATTcctatttaatattgattttcaTGTTGTCGAATATAAGAGATCTCTAACATACAACTTTGtatgcagttttttttttccagctgCATgtgtcttaatttttttttttttcaaccactcaactctctcactctctcaaattctcagattttatttttcctatattttatatattattgtttttttcttagtTATTATTAATTAGCAATTTCATGATCACAAAATTTTGATTATATAATTTGATGATCACAAAATTTTGATTATAATCACCTTTGTCCATGAGGCCCATGAACCCATCCACGTGTGGAGTTTTTTCTCAAAAGGCCACACGTGCTGGCTTTGTATTGtcttttttcccctttcttGTTATTTGAAGTTTTAATTTGTTCAAAATAGTACAACTGGaaacaactcaaaataaaagTTTTGGACTATAAATAGTTGGTATGATGctatttccttctctctcctttcttgttttttttttcccttagaAGGACCGTCGAGTTTTTAGATATTTCCTCAaatatcatctctacaaaaaattattttaatcttAAACTATTTGATCACTCAATTAGATAATTGTTATTGTAGCCTTTTCTTGATGCATTGTGTACATCTATTTTGTTGCTCCCAGCTAGatgttttaattcaatttgCTTGTTTTTTACAAGAATGATCTATTAATGACgacttgaaaaatagatgatttggattgttgaaaaaaaataattcgtaAGGGACCCTAAAGAATGTTCCTCAAACAATAAAATGGGActgtatgtatatgtataaacGATACGGATGTAGAAGACTCGAAGATTCAAATGATGCTATATATGAAGATGAACCCATCTTTTTCACCAACTTATATGGCAAGCCAACATGTGAAGCTCAAAAGCTGTGTGAATTGTTTCTTAAAAATGCTATGATGTGGTATGGGAACATCATGTGCTCCGAGTAGGTGAGGGAAGAAAATGATTTTCCGTACATGAGCCCCCAAATCAGAACACTGCAGTCGACTGAAATGACTTCAATTTGCTTGTTGAAATCTAAATATCCTCTCCCTTGCCATGGTTGCCTGCACCATTTACATTGAAAATCAATTCAATTGTTGAAGTTGTTAATTTGTGTTGACATATGACAATAACAAAGGCACCTTGACAAAATGGGAAAGCATTACACTACGAACCTGTTTTGGCCAATTTATGAAGGACGTTATGAGAATGAACAACAATGCCGGTACAGAAGAGCCTGTCATCATTCCGATCCAAAGCCCCATTCCCCTCAGATGTAGAAGAAAACCCAATACGACGGCAACCGGAATTCCAGCTATATAATATGCACAAAGATTTATATAAGCCCCTATACGCTGCATCCCACATCCTCTAGCAACCCCTGTCCAAAGAAATAACTCAATGAAGTTATGAACAGCCTTACCTTGATTAGgttgtaaattgtaagaaCATCATTTGATCCTCCCTTTACTCTTGAAAGTGAAGTCCTAAGATTTttaaaggggaaaaaaaatgcaagtATACAGATATATGATATGTATTGCACGAACATCAATTTGAAAGAAAGTAATAGGAAAAAGTTCACAAAATCAATTGTCTAGATTGATAGCTTGACAACAAAACATGTAACACTGTTAGAGATGATGTTTCCCTACACGTGTTCCATGTTGAGTTGTACGTAACTTTTGCCAAACAAATTCCAAGAGACTCGAGGTTAAGGGATGAATCCTGATCAAATATACTGACCTGAAAGTACAGCTTGTAAGCTGTCTGCGAAAAGTGAGAGGGAAAGCAGTGGAGCAAGTCGTTTGACATAATTGACAACTTCCATGTCATTACTATAAACATAACCCCACACAGAACGGCAGCAGAGGAGAATTGTGCTCACGATGACAGCTTCAGTAACTGCAAGAACCATTGCAGCCCAAACAACTACTCGAGCTACACGTGGATTATCGGCTCCTAATTCATTTGAAATTCGGTTGCTACAAAGTGGCAAATGTATTTCATCAAAAAGAGTATTAGGGGTTAAATTGTTGGCACATAGAGGGATTGTTTCAGGAAGAGAGATTTAGAGCAAACCTTGCAGCAGCGCCAACACTATATGGTATAAAGTAGTGcaatgaagttgttgtgaggCTGCTCACGAGTTCGGGAGGTATTAGAACTACActgacacacacacacacatctaTAATCAGCAACCATATAGAAGGAAAGATAAGAGATTACATACCAAATAGAAAGCACTGAAGTTTCAAGTTTCGAGTTTGGTAGAAGCCCAGAGAGTAAAATAAGCAGCTCAAATGACCACCATTCAAGACTACAATTATTAGCAGGAAGAGTAGATGTCAGTGCTTGATCAAGCCAAAAGCAGGAAATCACAAACAACTAAACACAAGCTAATGTTCTCTTGCCACACAGTCTTGTATCTTGTGTTACCAAATTGTGAATAAGGACTATTGATTACGTTGATCTTTGCCTGAACATGCGCTCTAAATTCAGAGTCCGACAATGCAACCATTTTGCTTGACAAGAAAACGTTACCCTATACATACCTATATATTCATAACAAGAACAGAAACAGAAAGGGAATTAATTACTTACCAAACCATTACAGCAGAGGGGATGGCCAAGACAAAAAACTTCTTAATGCTTAAGAAAACATCAGTTGAGAAGTGGACACGAGTTTTCTCACATGTTGAAGAATACTTCAAGTAAGTCAAAAGGATGATTGTATTCAACCAATTGCATAAACCTGTGGACAAAGCCGCGCCAATATTTCCTAATCCCAAATGAAAGACTAGAGCCCAACATAGAGGTATGTGCAGAAGCAGAACCAAGGATGAACTTAAGGGCATTGGGAAAATCAGGCCCTGAGCTAGGAAGAATCGAACCAACGATTGAAGAACGGCGTAGGCAAATAGTGAAGGGATGAGCCAAATTGCATATCTGCCAGCTTCTTGTGCGATTAAAGGGTCTTGGCCTAACAATATTAGCAGTTTTTCCATGAATATCCAAAGGAGAGACACTGGTAAGCAAACCAAAGTGAGAGAAATTATGGCACAGTATGTGTAGGTTCCAAGCTGCTGATATTGCTTTGCTCCATATGCTTACCCACATAAAGTTTCCAAACCTCCAGCCATTCCAGACTTCAGGACATATCAAtaccatttcaattctcaaccTGACGAAATTAACCTTAAACAGACATGCATGTATatgttcatattttaatctCAATCAACTTTCACCCTTAAATTTATTTGTCTTCTCAAATTGGTGCTTAATCGTCATGGCAGTAGTAACGAGGAGTGTATACGACCAGTTCTCCTTTTTTGTGCTTCAGCTATTTATTTGTACATGTTTTTGGTTGATTCCATATTCATTAATTGAGAACACAATAATAACTAcaaccaaaaaagagaaactaaaAGAATGTACAAATCAAGAAAGAAAGGTCCTAGCATCCGTACAGTGTGCGTGAGTTGAGTATACTATCgctccaagaaagaaagttccTAGCATCTTTATAGTGTGCTTGAGTTAAGTATTCAATCGCCACTCTTAGTAAAAAAGGTCCTAAAAAAACATGTACAAATCAAGAAACACTAGAGAAAGTAACTAAGAAGAAAAAGCTTTATAAACTCACAAGGAGACTGAAGCCAGTGACGATGGAGAAAGAGGTGGCAATAGCAACACCAGAAAGAGAGAGTTCCCCAAGATGTCCAACCATCATCATCGAAATAACCTGCAACAGATACTGAGACAAAGTCACCACCACCATCGGAGCCGCCATCTTCATCACCTTCTTTAGTTCTTCTACAAGGGCACTGCCCCATGTCAACTCTTTCCTCGTTTCCAACAGTGCCTCTTCCATCGATCCTCAGCGAAAGTAATCAAACTCTAGCTAGCTATTTAGCTACTTTAATAATTTAGGATGTTGAAAGAGAAATTTTACAGATATGAAACCTACCAAACTGAACGCATTAATGGGGCATACAGAGTATGAAGACAAACCATATGAATAGAGGAATTCCTTTCTACCAAAATCACAATCAAACCAATTAGTATCCTACTGATAATATGTGTCACTTTCCATAcacttaaaataatatcataGCAAAGACTCaatagtgtagtggtttggagtatttactccctcagaCAAGGTCCTAGGTTAGAGTCCTAGTatccgtgttgtgtgtgtgagtttaatatgctatcacCCATTTCCATAGGAAAGGtcctcaaaaaaataaaatataaaaaacaatgtcataagctaaatttttttttttttgacaactTTCTTACTaccttattaaaaaaatatataataaaaatggtCAGTTAAAAAAagtgtgtttctttttttcttgagtgagaacctttttttttaagcacAAAAGAAGTTCATGCTATGCTAGGACCACAATTTATTATTACAGTCTGTATTCTTTGGAAAAACGAAAAgcatacttttttatatataaaaattaaaaacctacgttttttcttatttaatttttcgaTAAGGTGGAAAGAAAGTTATTTAAATGCTAGCTtgttgtattaaaaaatatatatttaataagagttaatttggaaaagaaaaattagcttGTGTGATGCAttgatgacattgttttaagtgtaaggaaaGTGATACATGCCAtgagaaaaatggagaaggtccaaaagagaaggttaaagagaaggttgctagctttcatatatatatatatatatatatatatatatattcaagtgattttttatagagatgatctttgaatgattatctaaaaCATAAGAATGtttgaattagtgaaatacaatatggAGTGGGTCCTACAAAAGTGTCCTTCAAATAAGCTAATTTGAGGGATTCCTTAATGGAAGCTCTCCTCATCAACTTTGTTGATACCAAATATCAATTAGGCCCGTCTAAAAGACTTAGGCCTAGACCACTTGAGGAAGTGACAGGACCCGAATGATTGGTAGGCTAGAATTAGCCTTTCCTTGGGCTACTCAGTCCCAAACAGGGAGAACGAAGGCCCCCTAAGgccaaacaacgaccatacgTACAACTGTGGACCAGCACGCTACCCCAGGTGTCTCACCCTTGGAGAACTAGAAACAGGGCCAACATCGTATCCCACCAAGGCATGATGTTCCCAAGTAGGAAGGGAACACGCTCCAGGCTCCCACCATCCTTCTAGCTGAGTAGGAGCGACGCTGATGTCTGCCAGAACGAACTGATATAAGGGGTGGAGAAGAAGGCACAACCCGTAGCCGAAGGGCTTTGCATGAAACTAACCCAACTCTCTAGCAGATTGCCCATGCTCACTCCTTCCTGAGGTCTTCTAAGGCGAACAGATTCATAAATGCTAAAGACATCGCGAAAATTATGCATGTCCTCATGAGTGATCATACTGATAAAGTTATTGATAGACCACTTTTCGTCTGATTCGCCTCTTCCCGTGAATAGCGCACTATGAACAATACGAGATATTAGATGTACTGTGCACTTTTGTGGTTATGGCCAAACCTTCGGCCCCCAGCTTTCGCTCGTCTCTTGCAGCACAAACAGCCGCCCGAGCTGCTTGTGGATTGCCAGCTCCTAATTCATTTGACACCCGAGTACTGTAATTAATAGTTCACCTTTTAGTTTtattcaagtgattttaagACACTTGTCGATTGAGAATGCTACGAACAGTCGTCTACACGCGAGTGGTTAAGGCCTACTTTCTTCACTTGAAGCCTCCATCCCATTTTCTTCACcagcatttatatatatatatatatatatatatatatatatacacattaaTAAGAGCTGGTTCTCTTGAGTACAAGGATTCAGAAAGGGCACAGGCTTCAGGTCCAGCAAGATAAAACCTTTTTATCCGGTCCACCGAAATTTACTTGATCTTCTTATGTTTATCATGCTGGACAAATTGGAATGGAGCCAATTGTATGTGTtaaactttcatttttttcttgcctTCTGATTAATTTGAGCAAAGATGATGTAATTAAGACTGCAAACACAAGCAAATAAAACTGCTCCAAGAAGCTGACTTTaaaagttcttttttctttttaattcaatttgcTTCGCTGTCTTCTGATAACCTCTCCACGAATACCCTCTCCCTTGCCCTCGTTGCCTGCAATAGATACGTATATAGATGGTTAGATGTGTGTCGTTCATGTTTGTAAGGCAAATTATCGTCAAAAATATGTTATGTTATGTTATCACACGGCAAATTTAGACcaatttaaatacaaattaatcCA
It encodes:
- the LOC18783330 gene encoding protein DETOXIFICATION 12 isoform X2 translates to MGQCPCRRTKEGDEDGGSDGGGDFVSVSVAGYFDDDGWTSWGTLSFWCCYCHLFLHRHWLQSPCQDPLIAQEAGRYAIWLIPSLFAYAVLQSLVRFFLAQGLIFPMPLSSSLVLLLHIPLCWALVFHLGLGNIGAALSTGLCNWLNTIILLTYLKYSSTCEKTRVHFSTDVFLSIKKFFVLAIPSAVMVCVVLIPPELVSSLTTTSLHYFIPYSVGAAASNRISNELGADNPRVARVVVWAAMVLAVTEAVIVSTILLCCRSVWGYVYSNDMEVVNYVKRLAPLLSLSLFADSLQAVLSGVARGCGMQRIGAYINLCAYYIAGIPVAVVLGFLLHLRGMGLWIGMMTGSSVPALLFILITSFINWPKQATMARERIFRFQQAN
- the LOC18783330 gene encoding protein DETOXIFICATION 12 isoform X1, which codes for MGQCPCRRTKEGDEDGGSDGGGDFVSVSVAGYFDDDGWTSWGTLSFWCCYCHLFLHRHWLQSPCQDPLIAQEAGRYAIWLIPSLFAYAVLQSLVRFFLAQGLIFPMPLSSSLVLLLHIPLCWALVFHLGLGNIGAALSTGLCNWLNTIILLTYLKYSSTCEKTRVHFSTDVFLSIKKFFVLAIPSAVMVCLEWWSFELLILLSGLLPNSKLETSVLSICLTTTSLHYFIPYSVGAAASNRISNELGADNPRVARVVVWAAMVLAVTEAVIVSTILLCCRSVWGYVYSNDMEVVNYVKRLAPLLSLSLFADSLQAVLSGVARGCGMQRIGAYINLCAYYIAGIPVAVVLGFLLHLRGMGLWIGMMTGSSVPALLFILITSFINWPKQATMARERIFRFQQAN
- the LOC18783330 gene encoding protein DETOXIFICATION 12 isoform X3, with protein sequence MEKLLILLGQDPLIAQEAGRYAIWLIPSLFAYAVLQSLVRFFLAQGLIFPMPLSSSLVLLLHIPLCWALVFHLGLGNIGAALSTGLCNWLNTIILLTYLKYSSTCEKTRVHFSTDVFLSIKKFFVLAIPSAVMVCLEWWSFELLILLSGLLPNSKLETSVLSICLTTTSLHYFIPYSVGAAASNRISNELGADNPRVARVVVWAAMVLAVTEAVIVSTILLCCRSVWGYVYSNDMEVVNYVKRLAPLLSLSLFADSLQAVLSGVARGCGMQRIGAYINLCAYYIAGIPVAVVLGFLLHLRGMGLWIGMMTGSSVPALLFILITSFINWPKQATMARERIFRFQQAN
- the LOC18783330 gene encoding protein DETOXIFICATION 12 isoform X4, producing MGQCPCRRTKEGDEDGGSDGGGDFVSVSVAGYFDDDGWTSWGTLSFWCCYCHLFLHRHWLQSPCQDPLIAQEAGRYAIWLIPSLFAYAVLQSLVRFFLAQGLIFPMPLSSSLVLLLHIPLCWALVFHLGLGNIGAALSTGLCNWLNTIILLTYLKYSSTCEKTRVHFSTDVFLSIKKFFVLAIPSAVMVCLEWWSFELLILLSGLLPNSKLETSVLSICLTTTSLHYFIPYSVGAAASNRISNELGADNPRVARVVVWAAMVLAVTEAVIVSTILLCCRSVWGYVYSNDMEVVNYVKRLAPLLSLSLFADSLQAVLSGLHFQE